In one Bacteroides intestinalis DSM 17393 genomic region, the following are encoded:
- a CDS encoding glycosyltransferase family 2 protein, whose protein sequence is MSWYSRYLQVYEKSFDEVAFAGIISEVCSNLKQLQSTTPLVTVSIIAYNEEKHLLACLWALSEMKTRYPIEIIGVNNDSQDRTADIYSAVGLPFYTELHHSCGHARLCGLMNARGKYHINIDADTLYPPTYVDAMIEVMEKNPDVMGVSATWGYYPDKQHSRIGLYLYTLSRDCYLWLLSFKRPELSVRGLVFAYRTEEARKVGIRTHIIRGEDGALAFGLREYGRLAFLRNSKVRAVTGYGTVGGGSLSRSFWKRVLQAFTKIKHVFTTAKEYKDEESNLIKK, encoded by the coding sequence ATGAGTTGGTACAGTCGCTATTTGCAGGTTTATGAGAAAAGTTTCGATGAGGTGGCTTTTGCCGGAATCATTTCGGAAGTATGTTCCAATTTGAAACAGCTTCAAAGCACTACGCCTTTGGTTACAGTTTCCATTATTGCATATAATGAAGAGAAGCATTTGCTGGCTTGTTTGTGGGCGTTGAGTGAGATGAAAACCCGTTATCCCATTGAAATCATCGGGGTAAATAATGATTCCCAGGACCGCACTGCCGACATTTACAGTGCTGTTGGCTTACCATTTTATACAGAGTTGCATCATAGTTGCGGCCATGCCCGCCTTTGCGGGCTGATGAATGCGCGTGGAAAGTATCATATAAATATTGATGCAGATACACTTTATCCTCCCACTTATGTAGACGCCATGATTGAGGTTATGGAGAAGAACCCTGATGTGATGGGGGTTAGTGCAACATGGGGCTATTATCCTGATAAGCAGCATTCGCGTATCGGACTTTACCTATATACACTTTCTCGTGATTGCTATTTGTGGTTGCTGTCTTTCAAGCGTCCGGAACTTAGCGTACGCGGTTTGGTATTTGCTTATCGGACAGAAGAGGCTAGAAAGGTTGGTATTCGCACTCATATCATCCGCGGTGAAGATGGAGCTTTGGCATTCGGCCTTCGTGAATATGGGCGTCTTGCTTTTCTTAGAAATTCTAAAGTGCGTGCTGTAACAGGATATGGGACAGTAGGTGGGGGCTCCTTGTCAAGAAGCTTTTGGAAGCGGGTGTTGCAAGCATTTACGAAGATAAAGCATGTGTTTACAACAGCTAAGGAGTATAAGGATGAAGAGTCGAATTTGATAAAGAAGTGA
- a CDS encoding acyltransferase family protein → MIINKQESEALNITRFVMSIFIVFFHAYTSVQIYDYWKDLPVYRGVARFFSLQIGEMGVPVFFLISGYLFFGKYQQTWMCYKSKMQKRFYSLFVPYIFWNAFIIAAYYVAESIPTIQTLFNEGGKLVHDFDLHDFLFAFWSHKGGNPILTQMWFVRDLLLLVICAPIIYLLARYAKFVAIFCFGLIWFVKWEVPNWESGLLFFFIGACFSIYGKSITEEVRKIAPFLFILTPLLLLADFLLSGTTTGFYVHRTLIFVGVFFIIALVTVLIEKKKIHDIVFLTSGSFFLYIIHDPMIRFVRKFTLRWIDHTSEFQAIAIYFAAVAIDVAVAYFVFWCLRKCAPGFLKWSTGGR, encoded by the coding sequence ATGATAATAAATAAGCAGGAGTCTGAAGCACTTAACATCACCCGGTTTGTGATGAGTATCTTTATCGTGTTTTTTCACGCTTATACATCGGTGCAAATATATGATTATTGGAAAGACCTTCCTGTGTATAGAGGGGTTGCACGTTTTTTCTCATTGCAAATTGGTGAGATGGGAGTACCCGTGTTTTTTCTAATATCAGGCTATCTTTTCTTTGGCAAATATCAGCAGACGTGGATGTGTTATAAGAGTAAAATGCAGAAACGTTTTTACTCATTATTCGTACCATATATATTTTGGAATGCTTTTATTATTGCCGCTTATTATGTGGCTGAATCCATTCCGACTATACAAACTTTGTTTAATGAGGGTGGAAAGTTAGTACATGATTTTGATTTACATGATTTCCTGTTTGCTTTTTGGTCACATAAAGGGGGAAATCCTATTCTTACTCAGATGTGGTTTGTCCGTGACCTCCTTCTTCTCGTTATATGTGCGCCTATCATATATCTTTTGGCGCGTTATGCCAAATTTGTAGCTATATTCTGTTTTGGATTAATATGGTTCGTAAAATGGGAAGTTCCGAATTGGGAGAGTGGTCTTCTTTTTTTCTTCATAGGTGCTTGTTTTAGTATATATGGCAAAAGTATAACAGAAGAGGTGCGAAAGATAGCGCCATTTCTTTTTATTCTCACCCCATTATTATTGCTGGCAGACTTTTTATTGAGTGGAACTACCACTGGTTTTTATGTGCATCGTACACTGATTTTTGTAGGAGTATTTTTTATTATTGCTTTAGTAACAGTACTGATAGAGAAAAAGAAAATACATGATATTGTATTTCTGACTTCTGGCAGTTTTTTTCTTTACATCATTCACGATCCTATGATTCGTTTTGTTCGTAAGTTTACTCTTCGCTGGATAGATCACACCAGTGAATTTCAGGCGATAGCTATATATTTTGCAGCAGTAGCAATTGATGTTGCTGTTGCTTATTTCGTCTTTTGGTGTTTACGAAAATGTGCGCCCGGTTTCTTAAAATGGTCGACGGGAGGACGATGA
- a CDS encoding glycosyltransferase family 4 protein translates to MPNAFDEEEFATSGISEREFQQKENLIITVGRLGSHQKNTEMILDALECIELKAWKFILIGPIEEKFHQAIEHFYQKHPEKKEQIIFIGKVNSKKDLWEWYNRAKVFVCTSRWESYGIVLNEAKRFKNYIISTNVGGAADLIEQEKYGSFIKQEDSTDLNRLLSLIVNGAINIDIYQDYDVKQLSYQREINVLLKYLQ, encoded by the coding sequence ATGCCTAATGCTTTTGATGAAGAAGAATTTGCCACATCCGGGATTTCAGAGCGGGAATTTCAACAAAAAGAAAATTTGATAATTACTGTAGGGCGTTTGGGTAGTCATCAAAAGAACACCGAAATGATTCTGGATGCATTGGAATGCATAGAACTGAAGGCATGGAAATTTATTTTAATAGGTCCTATAGAAGAAAAATTTCATCAAGCCATAGAACATTTCTACCAAAAACATCCCGAAAAGAAGGAACAAATCATCTTTATAGGAAAAGTAAACAGCAAAAAAGATTTATGGGAATGGTACAATCGGGCTAAAGTTTTTGTATGCACTTCACGCTGGGAGAGCTACGGAATTGTCCTGAATGAAGCCAAACGTTTCAAGAACTACATTATCAGCACAAATGTAGGAGGTGCAGCTGATTTAATCGAACAAGAAAAATATGGTTCCTTCATAAAACAAGAAGATAGTACAGATTTGAATCGCCTTCTTTCTCTAATTGTAAATGGTGCTATCAATATAGATATATATCAGGATTATGATGTAAAACAGTTATCCTATCAAAGAGAAATCAATGTATTACTAAAATATCTTCAATAA
- a CDS encoding glycosyltransferase, protein MMNNCSDINPSIKVSVIIPVYNTATYLHSALDSICNQTLKDLEIILINDGSTDNSQYIIEKYARKDNRIKYLIQPNQRQGVARNNGLQLATGQYIYFMDSDDILDIDALRQCYEMCERKELDFVTFDAKTIHETSTSSGTFNYCRKGKIDEQKIWDGIELMHYELEYEIFYVVPWLCFTKHSFLKQYFGGFPSGIIHEDTIFVVQIMLNAHRVGYIPQPFFKRRVRNSSTMAASFSMHNIEGYTLVCTQIRSWTQQHVEWSAIIDLYLRKTLNSVIWLGHKMKTLEKIETYCRFQRLHLSQYVKLKNWLVFWLKN, encoded by the coding sequence ATGATGAATAATTGTTCTGATATCAACCCGTCTATCAAGGTTTCTGTTATTATACCTGTTTATAATACAGCCACCTATTTACATAGTGCTTTAGACAGTATCTGCAACCAGACGCTGAAAGATTTGGAAATAATCCTCATCAATGATGGTTCCACAGACAATAGTCAATATATTATTGAAAAATATGCCAGAAAAGATAATAGAATAAAATATCTTATCCAACCCAACCAGAGACAAGGGGTAGCGCGCAACAATGGTTTACAACTGGCTACCGGTCAATATATCTATTTCATGGATAGTGATGATATTCTGGATATAGATGCCCTAAGACAATGTTACGAAATGTGCGAAAGAAAAGAACTTGACTTTGTTACTTTCGACGCAAAAACCATACATGAGACTTCCACTTCATCAGGAACTTTCAATTATTGCAGGAAAGGAAAAATAGATGAACAAAAAATTTGGGATGGAATAGAACTAATGCACTATGAATTAGAATATGAGATATTCTACGTTGTTCCCTGGCTATGCTTTACGAAGCATTCTTTCCTCAAGCAATATTTCGGAGGATTCCCTTCCGGAATAATTCATGAAGATACTATTTTTGTGGTACAAATCATGCTGAATGCTCATCGAGTCGGCTACATACCGCAACCATTTTTTAAACGCAGAGTACGAAATAGTTCGACTATGGCGGCAAGTTTTAGTATGCACAATATCGAGGGATATACTTTAGTTTGTACACAAATACGTAGTTGGACGCAGCAACATGTTGAATGGAGTGCTATTATTGACTTGTATTTAAGAAAGACATTAAATTCAGTCATTTGGTTGGGTCATAAAATGAAAACACTTGAGAAAATAGAAACTTACTGTCGCTTCCAACGTTTACATCTATCCCAATACGTCAAGTTAAAAAATTGGCTTGTTTTCTGGCTTAAAAACTAA
- a CDS encoding alpha-1,2-fucosyltransferase, which translates to MIYIRLSGRFGNYLFQIAVGASLAKRYGTDFKVVVAPDTEAITTISDESMWKYVSSFKENIFREIEFVREAPVNIPLYSWRDFPYKPIPYKGKDLLIDGYFQSYKYVDTDLLRQLYAMPEEIGNNLKQKYRDVLKRSFTCIHVRRGDYLKLPHRFSICSLAYFRKAIEQIGENSLFVIISDDLKWCKKHFKGQNYVFADKGNSMLEDFYLQSLAANNIISNSSFSWWGAWLNMNPDKKVFYPSPWFGPHYSHYDTSDLCPNSWIPLPNRTPLRYQLKSIWIRLAMKVRHRLEKSKR; encoded by the coding sequence ATGATTTATATTCGATTAAGTGGTCGTTTTGGTAACTATTTGTTTCAAATAGCTGTTGGTGCTTCCCTTGCAAAGAGGTATGGTACGGATTTTAAGGTAGTAGTGGCTCCTGATACAGAGGCAATAACTACTATCAGTGATGAATCAATGTGGAAGTATGTTTCTTCTTTTAAAGAGAATATTTTTCGTGAAATAGAATTTGTGCGTGAGGCGCCAGTTAATATTCCTTTATATAGTTGGCGTGATTTCCCATACAAGCCAATTCCTTATAAAGGCAAAGATTTGTTGATTGACGGATATTTTCAGTCTTATAAATATGTTGATACAGATTTGTTGCGACAATTGTATGCTATGCCTGAAGAAATAGGAAATAATTTGAAGCAAAAGTATAGAGATGTTTTGAAGCGATCTTTTACTTGCATTCATGTACGTCGGGGAGATTATCTCAAGTTACCTCATCGTTTTAGTATCTGTTCATTGGCCTATTTTAGGAAAGCTATTGAACAAATTGGAGAAAATTCACTTTTTGTAATAATCAGTGATGATTTGAAATGGTGCAAGAAGCACTTCAAAGGACAGAATTATGTGTTTGCAGATAAAGGGAATTCTATGTTGGAGGATTTCTATTTGCAAAGTTTGGCTGCAAATAATATAATTAGCAACAGTTCTTTTAGCTGGTGGGGAGCTTGGTTGAATATGAATCCAGATAAAAAAGTGTTTTATCCGAGCCCGTGGTTCGGACCGCACTATTCTCATTATGATACATCCGATTTATGTCCGAATTCCTGGATTCCTTTACCTAACCGAACTCCGCTTCGTTATCAGTTAAAATCGATATGGATACGACTGGCAATGAAAGTAAGGCATCGATTAGAAAAAAGTAAGAGGTGA
- a CDS encoding lipopolysaccharide biosynthesis protein: MANIKQQMLSGVFYTAIAKYSGLVISLVVMAILARLLCPDDFGTVAIATVFINFFSIFTNIGISSAIVQNKELTSLDINRIYMFTVWIGIILSALFFSSTGFIANYYQDNRLLPICQLLSVNLFFASAGTVPNTLFFKDKDFKFIAWRTFIIQILVGALAIVAALMGAGLYTLLIQPILSSALIYFISLRKYPQKLLWTWGIDSLKKIWAYSMYQFLFSVMSYFIRNLDKMLIGKYIGMAPLGYYEKSYRLMSLPIQNITYVITPVLHPILSDYQKEEKRLATINERMVRLLAFIGFPLGILLFFCGRELMLFVFGPQWEPSIPTFQILSLSVGLQIVMSSSGSFFQSSNDTRGLFICGIFTAFVTCTGFLICILFFRTLEAFAYSMLISYILSFIQCYWQLYHYQFHRSILHLYSQLISPLFITLFIGGLLYIISFYSINWNILISFCIKSFLTLLLWGSYIQWRKEYDIINKVKKCFRKR; encoded by the coding sequence ATGGCAAATATTAAACAGCAGATGCTCTCTGGAGTATTCTATACGGCAATAGCTAAATATTCAGGCTTGGTCATATCATTGGTTGTAATGGCTATCCTGGCACGCCTATTGTGTCCCGACGATTTTGGTACTGTTGCTATTGCTACTGTCTTTATCAACTTCTTCAGTATCTTCACCAATATAGGAATTTCTTCCGCTATTGTTCAAAATAAGGAATTGACATCGTTAGACATAAACAGAATCTATATGTTTACAGTATGGATAGGAATCATACTGAGCGCATTATTCTTTTCATCGACAGGCTTTATCGCCAACTACTATCAAGATAACCGTCTTCTTCCTATCTGTCAGCTTCTATCGGTGAATTTGTTCTTTGCATCAGCCGGAACCGTACCTAATACTTTATTTTTCAAAGATAAAGACTTCAAGTTTATCGCATGGCGGACTTTTATTATTCAAATATTAGTAGGTGCTCTTGCTATTGTAGCTGCTTTAATGGGAGCCGGGCTCTATACACTACTTATCCAACCCATTTTGTCTAGTGCATTGATTTATTTCATTTCCCTAAGAAAATATCCCCAAAAACTCCTATGGACATGGGGCATAGACAGTCTCAAAAAAATATGGGCATATTCCATGTATCAATTTCTCTTTAGCGTAATGAGTTACTTCATTCGTAATTTAGACAAGATGCTGATTGGAAAATACATAGGTATGGCACCACTTGGCTATTATGAAAAATCCTATCGTCTGATGTCCCTGCCCATACAAAATATTACCTATGTCATCACTCCTGTATTACACCCTATTCTAAGTGATTACCAAAAAGAAGAAAAAAGACTGGCTACTATTAACGAACGAATGGTGCGACTTCTGGCTTTTATCGGTTTCCCCTTAGGCATCCTCCTCTTCTTCTGTGGACGCGAACTGATGCTGTTCGTATTCGGTCCCCAATGGGAACCTTCCATACCTACTTTTCAAATACTTTCACTGAGCGTTGGACTGCAAATTGTAATGTCATCGTCCGGTTCATTCTTCCAAAGCAGTAACGATACACGCGGACTTTTCATCTGCGGCATCTTTACAGCCTTTGTCACCTGCACCGGATTCCTAATATGTATTCTATTTTTCCGTACTTTGGAAGCTTTTGCCTATAGCATGTTGATATCTTACATATTGAGTTTCATACAGTGCTATTGGCAACTCTATCATTATCAGTTCCATCGCAGTATATTACATTTGTACAGCCAACTCATCTCCCCCTTATTTATTACACTGTTCATAGGAGGGCTACTGTATATCATCTCCTTCTATTCGATCAATTGGAATATATTAATAAGTTTTTGCATAAAAAGCTTTCTGACATTACTCTTATGGGGAAGTTATATACAATGGCGTAAAGAATATGACATCATAAATAAAGTCAAAAAGTGTTTTCGCAAACGTTAA
- a CDS encoding glycosyltransferase family protein, which translates to MQALFLIFYGFQEYNGISKKIRYQVDAFKQCGLDVHTCYYEVCENGERQWMVDNNILVNLGKGIIAKIKKRISFAPIIRYIREKQISLVYIRYYHNANPFTIHLVKAIKKLGAKVVLEIPTYPYDQEFIDQKLNLCIDKIFRHDLCKQLNAIVTFSNDTVIFGQRTIRISNGIDFSSIPLRQQIHTMENELHLIGVAEIHFWHGFDRIINGLKEYYTQNPTYKVYFHIVGNLSGERERQEIEMPIHTYGLSPYVILHGAKHGKELDVLFEKADFAVGSLARHRSGIQNIKTLKNREYAARGFGFIYSETDDDFEKMPYILKAPADETPIEISKVIAFCKKQTTPPQEIRDSIRNLSWKEQMKKVYDSI; encoded by the coding sequence ATGCAAGCATTATTTCTTATATTTTATGGTTTCCAAGAGTACAACGGTATCAGTAAGAAAATTAGGTATCAAGTAGATGCGTTTAAGCAATGTGGCTTAGATGTACATACCTGCTACTATGAAGTTTGTGAAAACGGGGAAAGGCAGTGGATGGTTGATAATAATATCTTGGTAAATCTGGGAAAAGGTATTATTGCAAAAATAAAAAAAAGAATATCATTCGCTCCTATCATCCGCTATATCCGAGAAAAACAGATTTCATTAGTATATATCCGTTATTACCATAATGCCAATCCATTCACGATACACCTTGTAAAGGCTATTAAAAAATTAGGAGCCAAAGTTGTATTGGAAATACCAACCTATCCTTATGATCAAGAGTTTATTGACCAAAAGTTAAACTTGTGTATAGACAAGATATTCCGTCATGACTTATGTAAACAATTAAATGCCATAGTGACCTTTTCCAATGATACCGTGATTTTCGGACAGCGTACCATCCGCATTTCCAATGGGATTGATTTCAGCTCCATCCCCTTACGTCAGCAGATACATACAATGGAGAATGAGCTACATTTAATAGGCGTTGCCGAAATCCACTTTTGGCATGGCTTCGACCGTATAATAAACGGATTAAAAGAGTATTATACACAAAATCCTACTTATAAAGTATATTTTCACATTGTAGGCAATCTTTCAGGTGAGAGAGAACGACAAGAAATAGAAATGCCAATTCACACATACGGGCTATCTCCCTACGTGATTCTTCATGGTGCAAAACATGGAAAAGAATTAGATGTACTTTTTGAAAAAGCTGATTTTGCAGTCGGTAGTCTGGCCCGTCACCGCAGTGGTATACAAAATATTAAGACATTGAAAAACCGGGAATATGCAGCACGAGGTTTCGGATTCATTTATTCAGAAACAGACGATGATTTTGAAAAAATGCCTTATATACTGAAAGCACCAGCCGATGAAACTCCAATCGAAATTTCAAAGGTAATAGCATTTTGCAAAAAGCAAACGACTCCTCCACAAGAAATCAGAGATTCGATTCGAAATCTCTCATGGAAGGAACAAATGAAAAAAGTGTATGATAGCATATAA
- a CDS encoding glycosyltransferase family 4 protein, with amino-acid sequence MTIAIEAQRIFRPNKHGMDFVALETIRELQKRNDDNKYFVIVAPGEDRCLVESANLSIIELKCPTYLFWEQVALPRIVKKLKVDLLHCTSNTAPIRCSVPLILTLHDIIYLEPRQHRSPSLYQEMGWHYRRLVVPRILKKCKKIITVSQFECNRIRHALNIPSERITAIYNGYNTYFRQQSDLNMDIVQKYIPQNGFLFFLGNTDPKKNAARTLKAYHLYLEQSSIKRPLLIADLKEEYIDSLLQQEGISAIKPHLYFPGYIANRDLATLYNAAFAFLYPSLRESFGIPILEAMACGIPIITGNTSAMPEIAGTGALTVDPYKPEEISDVLLKLETDSTLYQKQKEYGLLRAQQFSWEKTASELVQLYHTL; translated from the coding sequence ATGACGATAGCGATTGAAGCTCAACGCATTTTCCGCCCTAACAAGCATGGAATGGACTTTGTTGCTTTAGAAACTATTCGTGAATTACAAAAAAGAAACGACGATAACAAATACTTTGTTATCGTCGCTCCAGGTGAAGATCGTTGTTTGGTAGAGTCAGCTAATCTTTCTATCATAGAATTAAAGTGCCCTACCTATCTATTTTGGGAGCAAGTGGCTCTTCCACGTATTGTAAAAAAATTAAAGGTGGACTTATTACATTGCACTTCGAATACAGCTCCCATACGATGTTCGGTTCCCCTTATATTGACACTTCACGACATTATATATCTGGAACCCAGACAACATCGTAGTCCATCCCTCTATCAAGAAATGGGTTGGCACTATCGCCGCTTGGTCGTTCCCCGTATCCTAAAGAAATGTAAAAAGATTATTACTGTATCACAATTTGAATGTAACCGTATCCGCCACGCCCTCAATATTCCGTCAGAGCGTATCACGGCGATTTATAATGGTTATAATACTTATTTCCGCCAACAATCGGATCTAAATATGGATATCGTCCAAAAATATATTCCTCAAAATGGTTTTCTATTCTTTTTAGGAAATACTGATCCCAAGAAAAATGCAGCGCGAACCTTGAAGGCATATCATCTTTATTTAGAACAGTCTTCCATAAAACGCCCGTTACTCATAGCTGATCTAAAAGAAGAATATATAGACAGTTTATTACAGCAAGAAGGAATTTCAGCCATCAAACCACATTTGTATTTCCCGGGATACATTGCCAACCGGGATTTAGCAACACTTTATAATGCGGCTTTCGCTTTTCTCTATCCTTCGCTTCGTGAAAGCTTCGGTATCCCAATATTGGAAGCAATGGCATGTGGTATCCCGATAATCACCGGAAATACATCCGCCATGCCTGAAATTGCAGGGACTGGAGCACTAACTGTGGATCCTTACAAACCGGAAGAAATTTCCGATGTCTTGTTAAAATTGGAAACAGATTCCACGCTTTATCAAAAGCAGAAAGAATATGGTTTGCTACGTGCACAACAATTCTCATGGGAAAAGACTGCAAGTGAATTGGTTCAATTATACCACACCTTATAA
- a CDS encoding glycosyltransferase family 2 protein — protein MNEIFSIFNPDWWMDENNNALQITDAILFLFLCLPVLYLFICALFSLGKYKNPYPPAKEIHRFLVLFTVLRNGKEVIQSINHFLDTQLYPRDKYDIAVAATQLAEEDLVTLLQMPVNIVVPDKEQCTKVYAIQQVMERYSPAEYDMVIIFNSDNRIVPNALSLFNNAYYSGCDAIQAHRMTENLTTSIAVLNATSEEINNNIFRKAHTRMGFSSALIGSAMAFDFAMFHEIAPKLKGSDLSKAMETALLQQNIFTEYMEEVVCYSKKEESADGYEAQRIGWLRSQYSSTILALKRLPITLLRGEWDYALKLFQWLMPSRFLLIALITLCAVGVTFLDWTLSFKWYTLLAVIVITFLMALPDGEVNKRFKHSIWALPILVFASIFSHFSRFFQFKKKKKTKKSEEKKKE, from the coding sequence ATGAACGAAATTTTTTCCATATTTAATCCCGACTGGTGGATGGACGAAAACAATAATGCTTTGCAAATAACAGATGCCATTTTGTTTTTATTCTTGTGTTTACCGGTTTTATATCTTTTCATTTGTGCTCTTTTCTCGTTAGGAAAATACAAAAATCCGTATCCTCCTGCCAAAGAGATACACCGCTTCCTTGTTTTGTTTACGGTATTACGCAACGGTAAAGAAGTTATTCAATCCATTAATCATTTTCTGGATACTCAACTCTATCCACGAGATAAGTATGACATAGCTGTCGCTGCTACCCAACTAGCAGAAGAAGATCTTGTTACCCTACTTCAGATGCCGGTAAATATCGTTGTTCCTGACAAAGAACAATGTACCAAAGTCTACGCCATTCAGCAAGTAATGGAACGTTATTCTCCGGCAGAATACGATATGGTCATCATCTTCAATTCAGACAACCGAATTGTTCCTAATGCTTTAAGCCTATTTAATAACGCATACTATTCGGGATGTGACGCCATTCAGGCACATCGCATGACGGAAAATTTAACTACTAGCATCGCCGTATTGAATGCAACCAGTGAAGAAATAAATAATAATATTTTTCGAAAAGCGCATACCCGTATGGGATTTTCTTCCGCATTAATAGGTTCGGCAATGGCATTCGATTTTGCCATGTTTCATGAAATAGCCCCCAAGCTTAAAGGTTCTGATTTAAGTAAAGCTATGGAAACGGCATTATTGCAACAGAACATCTTTACCGAATATATGGAAGAGGTGGTGTGTTATAGTAAAAAAGAAGAAAGTGCCGACGGATATGAAGCACAACGAATTGGCTGGCTTCGTTCGCAATACAGTAGTACAATATTAGCTCTAAAAAGATTACCTATCACTTTATTGAGAGGTGAATGGGACTATGCCCTTAAACTATTCCAATGGCTGATGCCTTCACGATTCTTACTTATTGCCCTTATTACTCTATGTGCTGTTGGAGTTACTTTCCTCGACTGGACACTCAGTTTTAAATGGTATACTCTTTTAGCAGTTATTGTTATTACATTTTTAATGGCATTGCCTGACGGAGAAGTAAACAAACGTTTCAAGCATTCAATATGGGCATTGCCTATTCTTGTTTTTGCATCTATATTTAGCCATTTCTCTCGTTTTTTCCAGTTCAAAAAGAAAAAGAAAACAAAAAAGTCAGAAGAAAAAAAAAAGGAATGA
- a CDS encoding O-antigen ligase family protein — translation MASNTPYLVREQPPKALIYLLLVAGLVAITYAIIAQKLLIAVAIVCLPIVILAVAYGFQNPYFVYLLYATYAFFFTTISRYTLKVKLSVGLDIILVYLSVSLLVVFYLKKTNFRLKDAVNIFTLSYIAWIIFILLQLANPHINEEGITHGIRIMILETFVLYIIASIISNSPKVLRNGLILIGLFTIIAFLKLMYQRYVGFDSSERYWLYVQEAAKTHILSTGIRYFSYFTDAGNFGTVMGAIATVYTIIGFNTRNRKFAIFYLSIAAMGIIGMLFSGTRGALVVPFAGLALYCLICKSIRTFAITIITGLCIFAFLAFTDIGNGNSFIRRARTAFRPTADASFNVRIQNRKEMALYLKDYPFGIGIANSIPKLWLKQDLTYEEGTLPPDSYFVSIWIQTGIVGLVLNITIYLVTLLGCCYIVMFKVKDRYLRHQLAAFTCTVFGILLSGYTGYAPGMPPTNFIIVAMIAFVMNGAYIDKQITQQKLTINKQ, via the coding sequence ATGGCATCGAATACTCCATATTTAGTACGTGAACAACCTCCCAAAGCATTAATCTATCTTTTGCTTGTGGCTGGATTGGTAGCTATTACGTATGCCATTATTGCTCAGAAATTATTAATAGCAGTAGCCATTGTCTGCTTACCTATAGTGATTTTAGCTGTAGCCTATGGTTTCCAGAATCCATATTTTGTTTATTTACTATATGCTACCTATGCCTTTTTTTTCACAACTATCTCTCGTTATACTCTTAAAGTTAAGTTAAGCGTTGGGTTGGATATAATATTAGTATATTTATCAGTTTCTCTTTTGGTAGTCTTCTATCTAAAGAAAACTAATTTCAGATTAAAAGATGCTGTTAATATTTTCACTCTAAGTTATATTGCGTGGATTATATTCATTCTGTTACAATTAGCCAACCCGCACATTAATGAAGAAGGTATTACACATGGTATCCGTATCATGATATTAGAAACATTTGTACTGTACATCATTGCATCTATCATTTCTAATAGTCCAAAAGTATTAAGAAACGGTTTGATACTTATTGGTCTTTTTACTATCATTGCCTTCTTGAAATTAATGTATCAACGATATGTAGGTTTTGACTCATCTGAAAGGTATTGGCTATATGTACAAGAAGCTGCAAAAACTCATATTCTATCAACTGGAATACGCTACTTTTCATATTTTACTGATGCTGGTAACTTTGGTACAGTCATGGGGGCAATAGCAACCGTGTACACTATTATAGGATTCAACACACGCAATCGGAAATTCGCAATCTTTTATCTCAGTATAGCAGCAATGGGAATTATTGGGATGCTTTTTTCCGGTACTCGAGGCGCTCTTGTTGTCCCCTTTGCAGGTCTTGCCTTATACTGCCTGATATGCAAAAGCATTAGAACATTTGCCATCACAATAATTACAGGTTTATGTATTTTTGCATTTCTTGCATTTACTGATATAGGTAATGGCAACTCATTCATTCGACGTGCCCGTACTGCTTTTCGCCCAACAGCAGATGCATCATTCAATGTACGCATCCAAAACAGAAAGGAGATGGCACTATATTTAAAAGATTACCCATTTGGAATAGGTATAGCTAATTCAATACCTAAATTATGGCTAAAACAAGATTTAACATATGAAGAAGGTACCTTACCGCCTGATTCCTATTTTGTTTCCATTTGGATACAAACTGGAATAGTTGGCCTTGTACTGAATATCACCATCTATCTTGTTACATTGTTAGGTTGTTGTTACATTGTAATGTTCAAAGTCAAAGACAGATATTTAAGGCATCAGCTAGCTGCCTTCACATGCACTGTGTTTGGTATATTATTGAGTGGTTATACCGGATATGCTCCTGGCATGCCACCTACAAATTTCATTATTGTAGCTATGATAGCCTTTGTAATGAACGGTGCCTATATAGACAAGCAAATCACTCAACAGAAATTAACCATAAACAAGCAATAA